The genomic window GAAAAAATTTGATCGAGAAGGGAGACATTTGCGAGAGGAAGTTTGATATTACAAGACtatctactatatagtgaataatTTGGCCTgagagaaataatattattgtttGATCATCCTATAAATCTAATCTAACTGTTCAATTTAtacatagaaaaaaatattacaatttatcGAACAATATAAATTGcaatataatagaaaaaattcAAGAGAAGCATGGAGCAGCAGGAGGATATAGACGCACATGGTGTAGTcgacaatatattttttatcaggCGGATAAAAATTGACATATTCAAAACTTTTGGTCttcaatatttgaaatttaaaagtttagtaATGAAATTGAGAATTATCTGAAGTTTGGGGACCACTGTGCAATTATTTTACCCATATGTATTTAAAAGAAACGTAGCGGACCAAACTGCAAAAagttcctctcctctctcccttgTTCTTCACCGACCTTCGACTCTTTAAAGCCACTTCGAAGCTTGCAAAAAAAgctgctcttttttttcttttctttttttattcctttgcTCCCCAAAGCTTCCACTTTTCGCTTTCCCAACCACTCTttaactctctctccctctctctctctcacggaAGGAACCCTTTCACATCTCCCACCAACCTCAACACCACATCCATCTCTTTCGCCATTAAGGCCCACCGAAGGAGTTCCCCTTTGCTAGGGTTTCGAAGGAGATGATGAAGGGATCGAGTGCGAATCCTTTAGCGTCGGAGAACCCGGACGGTGAGGCGATAGAGTGGGAGCTCCGCCCCGGAGGGATGCTGGTTCAGAAGAGGGACGACGGGGTTGGGTCCCCGGGACCCatgattagggttagggtttcgcaTGGTTCCTACCACCATGAGGTCTCCGTCCCGGCCCAAGCAACCTTCGGTAATCCCTTTTCTCCCCTTTCTCCCTTTTCTGTTTGATTGTTTTGTTGGCGGGGAAGTTATTGCACGCCTCTAAAACCCTAGTACGAAGTTCTCAAAATCGGAATTTGATTTGTTGGTTGTGTTATAGGTCACTATGGCAaactttttcataaattttggaCGCCTATTTCGAATTGTACAATGTCGGATTCTATATCATTAGTTTGTGGGTCTGCTTGATGTCTAGGTGATAGAGCTTTAAAAGTAATAGCTTTGCATACATAGGCTTTTTTGATGATGTAGGTCATAAACTGTTTATCTGATTAGATTTTGGTTTTAAAGCGTTGATCATTGAAACTTGATTGTGAAGGAATAATTTCTCTTATTTTGGTGGGGTTTGGTTTATCTTTGGGTTTAGAATTGCCTGCCAAGTGTTTGATTAAATGCTTAATCGTGTTGGCTTTGTAATCTTTACCGTAAAATGAAGGTGAATTGAAGAGGGTTCTTTCGCAAGAGACTGGATTGGAGCCGCAGGAACAGAGGATCCTGTTTAGAGGGAAGGAGAAGGATAATGATGAGTGTTTGCACATGGCGGGTGTGAAGGATATGGCGAAAGTAGTCTTATTGGAGGACCCAGCAAGCAAAGAGCTGAAGCTCGAGCAGATGAAGAGAGATCAGGGGATCACAAAGGCTTGTGAGGCCATCGCGGTAGTGAGGGCTGAGGTCAGCAAGCTTGCTGAGAAGGTGAataacccctctctctctctctctctctctctcgtgcgcGCGCTTTTGTTAGATAAAAGGTGGGTTTCTTTCTTGTCTTTGGCAGCAtgtttaatgaaaaattttgaCAACTTTGTGCAGGTTTCAGCTCTGGAATCTGCCGTTCGTGAAGGAAAGAAGGTTGCAGATAAGGAGTTTGTTGTTTTGACTGAATTGCTGATGGTTCAGTTGCTGAAATTGGACAGTATTGAGGCAGAGGGTGAGGCAAAGGTGCAAAGGAGGATCGAGGTATCTTTAATGTTcgctcttttatattttttgcaacGTTAAATTATTACTTGTTATTATATAATTCTGAATTAATATTCGGTTGTCTTTAGATCATGCTATATAATTGTTCCTTATATATTTGCTATTGAATCCCAATTGTCAATCTGCTTATCCTTGTAGAATTCGTACGTTATCATATAATGTGGCTATTCCTTTTCTCATGTTTAATTGTATGAAAGACACAATGTAGCCTGATTTGTGGCTCCAAACAGATTTTGGCACGAAACATGGATTGCTTGATTAGCTATAGCTTGTTTTACCATGTGATAGAACTAGCATAACATAGGTATTGACGGTTCAGtttcatgtgtgtgtgtgtgtgtgtgtgtgtgtagagttGACAATGACAATGGGGAATTACGAGTGGAAAACAACTAGAGATTTTTCGAAGCCTTAAAGATAGAATCATGGAAAAGGATATTATGAACCAGTTGGTTGTTAGAAGCTTAACGAGGAATATAGGAAATTAAATATGAGATTCACTAATTAGTTTATGCAGGACTGTTACTAAGTTTATGCCAAGTAGACACTTGAAAAGCCGTGGATCTTTCTCGTGAATGCTTGTGTCTTTTCTTTCAATAGTATGCATTTTCAGCGGAGGAAATGATGCTTGTGTTTTCCTATTTTGAAACTAATTCATTGTAATACCTCCACATAGGCTTTCAAAACTGGAGGTAATTAAGTTTTCTAGGTCATCTAGGCCCATGGGGATTTTGATACTGGATGTAATGCATACTACACAGCACTTCTGCACGTGCTCAAAGTTGGGTTAACAAGATTCTAAAGAATCATTGGCATTTGGAAGACCTTTTTACCTCAAAGAGAATGTGCACCGACAATTAGTCTTGAATAGTCACATGATGCTGCTAGTTCTAGATGTTGATGCATCAGAATTATATTAATGCTGTATGATACAAGTGTCTTATGTTGATGTTCATTCTAACTAAGAAGATTCAGTTGAAGTAACATTCCGAATGAACTATATCACCGACAAAATTACTAATAATCTAGAATGTTActtcataatatatttatttggaAATAGACCTctctattttgttttaaaaaaaattattttttatgatcatGTTATTTATGAATAAAATCATTACTGAGCAAAGCttgttttaatattattttctcaaattttctcTATTTAAGGTGCGCCGAGTGCAGAACTTCGTAGAGACACTGGACACACTGAAGGCGAGAAATGCGAACCCATTCAGTAACAGCAGCAAAACTGTTGCAGTGACAACCCAATGGGAGACTTTTGAAAACGGATTGGGCAGCTTGAGTGCGCCTCGGCCGATGTCTTCGTCCACAAATATTACCACTGACTGGGAGCACTTCGACTAAATTCTTCTCTCAAAAAATCATACTTCTGCTCTCAAAAAATCATACTTCTGCTATATGGTTCATTTTTCTATACCATGTATTCGGAGATCGAATTCTTCTCTCGTCGGGAGAGCATAATCTCCTTGTACATAGATCATACTGAAGATTATTTCACTGTGTT from Ananas comosus cultivar F153 linkage group 23, ASM154086v1, whole genome shotgun sequence includes these protein-coding regions:
- the LOC109728304 gene encoding BAG family molecular chaperone regulator 4, with protein sequence MMKGSSANPLASENPDGEAIEWELRPGGMLVQKRDDGVGSPGPMIRVRVSHGSYHHEVSVPAQATFGELKRVLSQETGLEPQEQRILFRGKEKDNDECLHMAGVKDMAKVVLLEDPASKELKLEQMKRDQGITKACEAIAVVRAEVSKLAEKVSALESAVREGKKVADKEFVVLTELLMVQLLKLDSIEAEGEAKVQRRIEVRRVQNFVETLDTLKARNANPFSNSSKTVAVTTQWETFENGLGSLSAPRPMSSSTNITTDWEHFD